GTGCCCGCAGGCTGTCGCGGTCGACGTCGCGCACGTCGACGCCGCCCACGCGCACGCTGCCGCCCGTCACGTCGTAGAACCGCTCGACGAGCGCGAACGTCGTCGACTTGCCGGCGCCGGATGGGCCGACGAGGGCTGTGCGGGATCCGGCCGGCACCGAGAAGGAGACATCCTCGAGCACCACGCGTTCGTCGTCGGCCGCCGGGTAGGCGAAGGTGACGCCCTCGAACGCGACCATGGGCGCGCCCACCTGCGGTGCCAGCGCGACGTCCGCATCCGCATCCGCCTCGCTCGGCAGCCGCACGATCTCCTGGATGCGGCCGAGCGCGCCGAGGGCGACGCTCACGGCCGCGATGGCGCCGGCGAGCTGGCCGAGCGGCATCACCATCAGGAACAGGAACAGGAGGAAGCCGACCAGCTGCGAGATATCGAGCTCGCCCGTGGCCACGCGCAGCCCGCCGACGCCCAGCACGACGAGGAACGACAGGTTCACGGCGACACCGAGGATCGGCACGACGAACGCCGAGATCTTCGCGACCCGCACGCCCGCGCGGAACGCATCACCCGCACGCTCGCCGACGCCATCGACCTCGCGCTCGGTCGCGCCGGCCGCGCGCACCGTGCGCACCGCGCTGATCGCCCGCTCGAGCGCGCTCGTCAGGTGACCGACCTCCTCCTGCGCCTTGCCGGAGGCACGCGTGAGCAGCGGCATCACGACGAGCATCGCCGCGATCGCGACTGCGAGCACCAGCACGGTCAGTCCCAGCAGCAGCGGGTCGATGATGAGCATGGCGACGACGGCCCCCACGAGCGTCAGCAGGCCGCCGATCGACTCGACCAGGCCCTGCGTCAGCACAGCCCGCAGCAGCGTCGTGTCGCTGCCGACGCGGCTCACGAGGTCGCCGACCCGCCGGGCGTCGAACTCGGGGATCGGCAGCCGCAGCATGCGACCCACCAGCGTGCGGCGCGTGCGCAGCACCACGTGCTCACCGAGCAGCTGCAGCAGGAAGTGCTGGAAGCCGTCGCTGACCGCGCCGATCACCACGACCAGCACGAGCACGAGCGGCAGCCACTCGAGCGGCTGCGTGTCCTCGACGCGCGCGATGACCTCCTGCACCAGCACCGGCTGGGCGAGTGCGAACGCGGCGCCGAAGACCGACAGCACGATCGCGCCGGTCAGCAGCCCCTTCTTGGGGAAGAGGTAGGGCAGCAGCTCCTTGACGCCGGCCCGCGGCCCGTCGTCGCCGGCCCGTCGTCGGCCGAACAGGCCTCGTCGTTCGCTCATCGTCCGCTCTCCGCTACCGCTTGCCGTGCTTCTTGTGGACCGCCTGTCGCGAGACCCCGAGCGCATCGGCGATCGCCTGCCAGGCAAACCCCTCCATTCTTGCGCGTCGCACGAGCGCCGACTCCTCGCGCTCGATCTCGCGACGCGATTCGGCCGAGCGGGCGAGCTGCTCGAGCACGCCGAGAGGCCGCTCGCTCGATGCCGTGATGCGCTCCATGTGTCAATCTTGGTTGACGAATGCGGATGTGTCAACTCTGGTTGACATCGGCGGCTCGGCCACCGTGTCGGCGGCAGGCGGTAGCGTGATGGATCGTGCCAGCACCTGTCATCGAGGCCACGGGCCTGACCAAGCGCTACGGCGACTTCACGGCCGTCGACGGCATCGACTTCGCGATCCAGCCAGGGGAGGCGTTCGGCTTCCTCGGCCCCAACGGCGCGGGCAAGTCGACGACGATGCGCATGATCGCCGCCACCTCCACCCGCACCGCGGGCGACCTCACGGTGCTCGGCTTCGACCCGGAGAGCCACGGGCCGGAGATCCGCGCGCAGCTGGGCATCGTGCCGCAAGCCGACCAGCTCGACGAAGAGCTGCGGGTGATCGACAACCTCATCGTCTACGGCCGCTACTTCGGGCTGCCGCTGCCCTACGTGAAGCGCCGCGCTGAGGAGCTGCTGGAGTTCGCGCAGCTCACCGACAAGCGCAAGTCGCGCGTCGACGGGCTCTCCGGCGGCATGAAGCGCCGCCTCACCATCGCCCGCGGCCTCATCAACAGCCCGAAGGCGATGCTGCTCGACGAGCCGACCACGGGCCTCGATCCGCAGGCTCGGCACGTGCTCTGGGATCGGCTCTTCCGGCTCAAGGAGGAGGGCACGACGCTCGTGCTCACGACGCACTACATGGACGAGGCAGAGCAGCTCTGCGACCGGCTCGTCGTCGTCGACAAGGGCACGATCGTCGCGGAGGGCAGCCCCTCGGCGCTCATCCGTCAGTACTCCACCCGCGAGGTGCTCGAGGTGCGCTTCGGCTCCGCCCACAACGAGGCGGCGGCGAAGACGATCGAGGGCATCGGCGACCGCATCGAGGTGCTGCCCGATCGCGTGCTCATCTACGACAACGACGGCGAGGCCGCGATGGCGGCGGTGCACGAGCGCGGCCTCAGCCCCATCACGTCGCTCGTGCGCCGCTCGAGCCTCGAGGACGTCTTCCTGCGGCTCACGGGAAGGTCGCTGATCGAATGAGCGAGCACGTCGCTGCGCGCCCCGGCACGATGGATGCCGGTGGTGTCGATCACGCCGTCGTCGCCCGTCGTGCGAGGGCCTGGGGCTGGTGGTTCGTCGCCGAGCACCGCATCCGCGCCATGCGCTCCTACGTCGCCTCGTGGATCGCGATCGGCATCGGCTCGCCGTTCCTGTACCTCATGGGCCTGGGCCTCGGCCTCGGCCTGCTGGTGGATGCGAACCAGGGTGCGCAAGGCGTCGACGGCGTGCCATACCTGACCTTCATCGCGCCCGCGCTCGCCATGGCGACGGCCATGCAGACGGCCGCGCAGGAGAACACCTACGGCGTCTTCGGCGGCTTCAAGTGGTTCCCGATGTTCTTCGCGATGAACGGCACCCCCATCAGCCCTGCCCACATCGTGGTCGGCTTCCAGGTCTCGGTGCTCGTGCGCGTGATGCTGCCGCTGATCGCCTTCTCGGCCGTGATGGTGCTGTTCGACATCGGCGACCCGTTCGGCGCCCTGCTGCTGCTGCCGATCGGCCTGCTGCTCGCGACCGCCGTCGGCTTCGCCGTGATGGCCTGGGTGGCGACGCAGACGGAGGACCGCGGGCAGCTCTCCTTCGTCGAGCGGTTCGTGGTCGTGCCGCTCACGCTCTTCTCCGGCACCTACTTCCCGCTCGAGACGCTGCCGGTCTTCCTGCACTGGGTCGGTTGGATCTCGCCCCTCTGGCACGCGGCAGAGCTGGGGCGCGCAGCGCTCTACGGCGCGCCGCTGACGCCGCTCATGCTGCTCGTCCATCTCGGCTACCTCGTGCTGCTGGCGGCCGTCACATGCTGGCTCTCGATCCGCACCTTCCGACGGAGGCTCGACAAGTGACCGAGCTGCACCCATCCGAGCTGATCGAGGCGCCCGCCCCCTCCATCCGCGGCCCGTTGCGCGGCCTCTATGCCGGCAACACCCGCTCGGTGGTGATGCGCGGCCTGCAGGTGATGGCGCGCACCAACTGGGTGGTCGTGCTCACCGGCTTCTTCGAGCCGGTCTTCTACCTGCTCTCCATGGGCGTCGGGCTCGGCGCGCTCATCGGCTCGGTGGAGTTCTACGGCACCGATGTGCCCTACGCCGCCTACATCGCGCCGGCGCTGATGGCGGTCAGCGCCATGAACGGCGCCGTCTACGACTCGACGATGAACGTCTTCTTCAAGATGAACTTCGCCAAGCTCTACCAGCAGATGCTCTCGACCTCGCTCGGCCCGCTCGACGTCGCGCTCGGCGAGATCCTGCTGGCGCTGTTCCGCGGCCTGCTGTACGCCTGCGGCTTCATGGTCGTGACCACGCTCATGGGCCTCAACCTCTCCTGGACGGCGGTGCTGGCGATCCCGGCCGCGCTCGTCGTGGCGTTCGGGTTCGCCTCGTTCGGCATGGCCATCACGAGCTACATGAAGACGTTCCAGCACCTCGACTACGTCTACTTCTTCATGATGCCGATGTTCTTGCTCTCGGCCACGTTCTTCCCGATCGAGGTCTACCCGCAGGGCGTGCAGTGGGTCATCCAGGCGATGCCGCTGTGGCACGGCGTCGACATGATCCGGCAGCTGACCACGGGCATCATCCAGCCCTCGCTGGGCATCCACCTGCTCTACTTCGCCGTGATGATCGTCGCCGGGCTGTGGTTCACGACCGCCCGCCTGCGTGCGCTCTTCCTGCGCTGACGCACAGTCGCCGAGCCTAGGGTGAGCGCATGGCACGCGTGCTCGTCTTCGCCCCGGCACCCATCCTCACCATCACGGTCGAGGCGCATCGCGGAGAGCCCGAGGTGCATCTGCACGTGGGCGGGCAGGGAGTCTGGCAGGCGCGGATGCTCGTCGCGCTCGGCGCCGACGTGGTGCTGGTGTGCAGCGTGGCGGGAGAGGCGGGGACCGTCGCCCGGCACCTGCTCGCCGACGAGGGCTTCCGAGTGGTCGCGATCGAGCGCGAGGGGGTCAGCCCCGCCTACATCCACGACCGGCGCGGCGGTGAGCGACAGCCCATCGTGGAGGCGCAGGGCGAGCCGCTCTCGCGCCATGAGCTCGACGCGCTCTACTCTGCGACGCTGCGGGAATCGGCGGATGCAGACCTCGTCATCCTCTCCGGGCCCGAGGGCGACGACATGCTGGAGGCCGACGTCTACCGGCGGCTCGCGAGCGACATGCGCGAGCTCGGTCGTACGGTGCTCGTCGACCTCGCGGGCGATCGGCTGGAGGCGGCGCTCGAGGGCGGCGTCGACGTGCTCAAGGTCAGTCACGAAGAGCTCGTCGCCGACGGCCGCGTCGCCGACGGAGACGACGAGGCCCAGCTGCTCGCGGCTGCCAGGGAGATCGCCGCGGGCGGTGTCGGCCTCGTCGCGGTCACTCGCGCAGCAGCCGGCTCGATCGTGGTCGGTCAGGAGGGCACCTGGCGCGTCGTCGCCCCTGAGCTCGAGCCGGTCGACACGCGCGGCGCCGGCGACTCCTACACCGCGGGGCTGGCGTCGGTGCTGGCCGCAGGCGGCAGCCACGCCGATGCCGTGCGCACGGGTGCCGCCGCCGGCGCGGTGAACGCCACGCGGCGCGGGCTCGGCACCGGCGACGCCGAGGCGATCCGGGCGATCGCCGCGCGGGTCGAGCTCCAGGCTCTCGACGACGAGGCGGCGCGCTGATGCGGGCGCTCATCACGAACGACGACGGCATCGACTCGCCAGGACTGCTGGCACTGGCGCGAGTCGCGATCGAGGCGGGCATGGATGTGGTGGTCGCGGCGCCCGCGCACGAGCACTCCGGTGCCAGCGCATCCATCATCGCCACGCAGGGCGCCGCCGTGACTGCGGCCGGCGGCAAGGGCACGGTGCGCTCGGAGCGCCGCGCCCTGCCCGGCCTGGACGCGGATGCCTACGCGGTGCACGCCGCACCGGCGCTCATCACGCTGCTGGCGCTGCACGGCTCCTTCGGCGGAGCGCCCGACGTCGTGCTCAGCGGCATCAACCGCGGTGCGAACGTCGGCGGCGCCATCATGCACTCCGGCACGGTGGGCGCCGCGCTCACGGCCGGGCAGGGCGGCGTGCGGTCGCTCGCGGTCTCGCTCCACGTCGGGCTCGCCGAGGACGGCGAGCAGCACTGGGCCACTGCGGCAGCGCTGAGCGCCCGTGCGCTCGCCCGGCTGGTCGGCGAGCCCGCCGGCACAGTGCTCAACCTCAACGTGCCCAACGTCGCAGACGCGACCGGCCTCGAGCTCGTCGAGGCGCCGCTGGCCCGGTTCGGCATCGTGCAGACGACCCTGACCGAGGTGGCGGGCGACGAGGTGCGGCTCTCCATCCGTGAGCACAGCGCCGCCGACGCGCCCGGCAGCGACATGGAGCGGCTGGCTTCCGGGTTCGCCACGATCACCGTCGTGCAGACGATCGCCGAACGTCGAGCCTGACGTTCGGCCGATACGGCGACGGCCGGCCGCCCTCCTCGGGCAGCCGGCCGCATCCGTCGTCGAGCGCGCAGCGCTCTGTGTCGGCTCGAGCGCTCAGCGCTCCATGTCGACGTCCTTGGTCTCCTTCGACACCAGCAGCGCGATGAGCGTGAGCACGCCCGCGCCCGAGAGGTAGACGCCCACCCAGAAGGGGCTGCCGCCGCCTGCCGTCCACAGCGCGACCGCGATGAACGGGGCGAGCGCGGCGCCGAGGATCGACGAGACGTTGTAGCTCACGCCCGAGCCTGTGTAGCGCACGTTGGTCGGGAAGAGCTCCGGCAGCAGCGCGCCCATCGGGCCGAAGGTGAAGCCCATGAGCGACATGCCGAGGATGAGCCACAGCATGACGCCGAACGTGCCGCCACCGGTCAGCGGCACCCAGAGCAGGCCGAACGCGATGATCGCGAGCGTCACCCAGATGAGCAGCTTGCGACGGCCGAAGCGGTCAGCGAGCGGCCCGGACACCAGCGTGAAGATGCCGAAGAACACCACGCCGACGATGAGCATCAGCACGAAGGTGTTGTACGAGTAGCCCAGCCCCGGCACGTCGGCGTCCACGGGCGCGCGGCCGTACGTGAGCGAGAACGCCGTCATCAGGTAGAAGAGCACGTAGGTCGCGAGCATGAAGAAGGTGCCGAGCAGCAGCTCCTTCCAGTGGTCGCGGAACACGGTCGCGAGCGGCAGGCGCTGGATCGTGCCCGTCGACTTCGCCTTCTCGAACGAGGTCGACTCGACGAGCTTCAGCCGCACCCAGAGGCCGACGATCACCATCACGGCCGAGAACAGGAAGGGGATGCGCCAGCCCCACTCGAGGAAGGCCTCGGACGGCATCGAGGGGTCGTCGCTCGGCAGCACCGCGGCGATGAGGAGGAACAGGCCGTTGGCGATGATGAACCCGATCGGGGCGCCCAGCTGCGGGAACGTGCCGTACCAGGCGCGCTTGCCCGCCGGGGCGTTCTCGGTCGCGACGAGCGCAGCGCCCGACCACTCGCCGCCGAGGGCGAAGCCCTGCGCGAGGCGCATCAGCACGAGCAGGGCCGCGGCGAACCAGCCGATCTGGCCGTACGTCGGCAGCACGCCGATGAGGAAGGTGGCGATGCCCATGGTGAGCAGCGCGCCGACGAGGGTGAGCTTGCGCCCGTGCTTGTCGCCGAGGTGGCCGAACACGACCGATCCGATCGGGCGCGCCACCATCGCGGCGCCGAATGCGGCGAACGATGCGAGCAGGGCCGTGGTGTCATCCCCGGTGGGGAAGAACAGGTGCGGGAACACCAGCACGGCGGCGGTCGCGTAGACGTAGAAGTCGTAGAACTCGATCGTCGTGCCGATGAGGCTTGCGAAGATGACGCGGCCGCGGGAGTTGGCCGGCTGCTGCTGTGACGACTCGGCGGTCGCCTGGCTTGCGGAGAGGGACATGCTGCTTCCTGGATGGGTTCACGCGCGGGGACGGTGCGGGTGTGCGATGCGCGTGTGGAGAGCGGTCCGCTTGTGACGGTCCGGTCGTGTCGGAGACACCCTTGGCTCCGCTTGGACGACGATCCAGTGTAACGAGCAGGGGG
The window above is part of the Agrococcus sp. ARC_14 genome. Proteins encoded here:
- a CDS encoding ABC transporter ATP-binding protein, with the protein product MSERRGLFGRRRAGDDGPRAGVKELLPYLFPKKGLLTGAIVLSVFGAAFALAQPVLVQEVIARVEDTQPLEWLPLVLVLVVVIGAVSDGFQHFLLQLLGEHVVLRTRRTLVGRMLRLPIPEFDARRVGDLVSRVGSDTTLLRAVLTQGLVESIGGLLTLVGAVVAMLIIDPLLLGLTVLVLAVAIAAMLVVMPLLTRASGKAQEEVGHLTSALERAISAVRTVRAAGATEREVDGVGERAGDAFRAGVRVAKISAFVVPILGVAVNLSFLVVLGVGGLRVATGELDISQLVGFLLFLFLMVMPLGQLAGAIAAVSVALGALGRIQEIVRLPSEADADADVALAPQVGAPMVAFEGVTFAYPAADDERVVLEDVSFSVPAGSRTALVGPSGAGKSTTFALVERFYDVTGGSVRVGGVDVRDVDRDSLRARIGYVEQDAPVLAGTLRDNLRLGASDASDEQLLTALDSVNLGGLVSRAAKGLGAEVGEGGVLLSGGERQRLAIARALLASTPILLLDESTANLDARNEAALKVALDVASEGRTTLVIAHRLATVVDADQIVVLDGGQVLATGTHAELLESSPLYRELATHQLLAPAPTTTVE
- a CDS encoding AsnC family protein, whose amino-acid sequence is MERITASSERPLGVLEQLARSAESRREIEREESALVRRARMEGFAWQAIADALGVSRQAVHKKHGKR
- a CDS encoding ABC transporter ATP-binding protein; the encoded protein is MPAPVIEATGLTKRYGDFTAVDGIDFAIQPGEAFGFLGPNGAGKSTTMRMIAATSTRTAGDLTVLGFDPESHGPEIRAQLGIVPQADQLDEELRVIDNLIVYGRYFGLPLPYVKRRAEELLEFAQLTDKRKSRVDGLSGGMKRRLTIARGLINSPKAMLLDEPTTGLDPQARHVLWDRLFRLKEEGTTLVLTTHYMDEAEQLCDRLVVVDKGTIVAEGSPSALIRQYSTREVLEVRFGSAHNEAAAKTIEGIGDRIEVLPDRVLIYDNDGEAAMAAVHERGLSPITSLVRRSSLEDVFLRLTGRSLIE
- a CDS encoding ABC transporter permease; its protein translation is MSEHVAARPGTMDAGGVDHAVVARRARAWGWWFVAEHRIRAMRSYVASWIAIGIGSPFLYLMGLGLGLGLLVDANQGAQGVDGVPYLTFIAPALAMATAMQTAAQENTYGVFGGFKWFPMFFAMNGTPISPAHIVVGFQVSVLVRVMLPLIAFSAVMVLFDIGDPFGALLLLPIGLLLATAVGFAVMAWVATQTEDRGQLSFVERFVVVPLTLFSGTYFPLETLPVFLHWVGWISPLWHAAELGRAALYGAPLTPLMLLVHLGYLVLLAAVTCWLSIRTFRRRLDK
- a CDS encoding ABC transporter permease translates to MHPSELIEAPAPSIRGPLRGLYAGNTRSVVMRGLQVMARTNWVVVLTGFFEPVFYLLSMGVGLGALIGSVEFYGTDVPYAAYIAPALMAVSAMNGAVYDSTMNVFFKMNFAKLYQQMLSTSLGPLDVALGEILLALFRGLLYACGFMVVTTLMGLNLSWTAVLAIPAALVVAFGFASFGMAITSYMKTFQHLDYVYFFMMPMFLLSATFFPIEVYPQGVQWVIQAMPLWHGVDMIRQLTTGIIQPSLGIHLLYFAVMIVAGLWFTTARLRALFLR
- a CDS encoding PfkB family carbohydrate kinase, yielding MARVLVFAPAPILTITVEAHRGEPEVHLHVGGQGVWQARMLVALGADVVLVCSVAGEAGTVARHLLADEGFRVVAIEREGVSPAYIHDRRGGERQPIVEAQGEPLSRHELDALYSATLRESADADLVILSGPEGDDMLEADVYRRLASDMRELGRTVLVDLAGDRLEAALEGGVDVLKVSHEELVADGRVADGDDEAQLLAAAREIAAGGVGLVAVTRAAAGSIVVGQEGTWRVVAPELEPVDTRGAGDSYTAGLASVLAAGGSHADAVRTGAAAGAVNATRRGLGTGDAEAIRAIAARVELQALDDEAAR
- a CDS encoding 5'/3'-nucleotidase SurE is translated as MRALITNDDGIDSPGLLALARVAIEAGMDVVVAAPAHEHSGASASIIATQGAAVTAAGGKGTVRSERRALPGLDADAYAVHAAPALITLLALHGSFGGAPDVVLSGINRGANVGGAIMHSGTVGAALTAGQGGVRSLAVSLHVGLAEDGEQHWATAAALSARALARLVGEPAGTVLNLNVPNVADATGLELVEAPLARFGIVQTTLTEVAGDEVRLSIREHSAADAPGSDMERLASGFATITVVQTIAERRA
- a CDS encoding MFS transporter, which gives rise to MSLSASQATAESSQQQPANSRGRVIFASLIGTTIEFYDFYVYATAAVLVFPHLFFPTGDDTTALLASFAAFGAAMVARPIGSVVFGHLGDKHGRKLTLVGALLTMGIATFLIGVLPTYGQIGWFAAALLVLMRLAQGFALGGEWSGAALVATENAPAGKRAWYGTFPQLGAPIGFIIANGLFLLIAAVLPSDDPSMPSEAFLEWGWRIPFLFSAVMVIVGLWVRLKLVESTSFEKAKSTGTIQRLPLATVFRDHWKELLLGTFFMLATYVLFYLMTAFSLTYGRAPVDADVPGLGYSYNTFVLMLIVGVVFFGIFTLVSGPLADRFGRRKLLIWVTLAIIAFGLLWVPLTGGGTFGVMLWLILGMSLMGFTFGPMGALLPELFPTNVRYTGSGVSYNVSSILGAALAPFIAVALWTAGGGSPFWVGVYLSGAGVLTLIALLVSKETKDVDMER